From Harpia harpyja isolate bHarHar1 chromosome 21, bHarHar1 primary haplotype, whole genome shotgun sequence, one genomic window encodes:
- the COQ7 gene encoding 5-demethoxyubiquinone hydroxylase, mitochondrial isoform X1, whose product MEVAAAVAPAVRRWLGPCRPLRCGAGLRGRWPLPAGGVSLRLCSTRVSLEGINKPVIDRIIRVDHAGEYGANRIYAGQMAVLGRSSVGPIIQQMWNQEKDHLKKFNELMVAYRVRPTVLLPFWNVAGFVLGAGSALLGKKGAMACTVAVEESISDHYNSQIRTLMEEDPEKYKELLQIIKQFRDDEREHHDIGLEHDAEAAPAYSVLKTAIQLGCKAAIFLSERI is encoded by the exons ATGGAGGTGGCCGCCGCCGTGGCTCCGGCCGTGCGGCGCTGGCTGGGGCCGTGCCGGCCCCTCCGCTGCGGGGCGG GTCTCCGGGGGAGATGGCCTTTGCCCGCCGGAGGGGTTTCCCTCAGGCTCTGCAGCACGCGGGTGAGTCTGGAGGGCATCAACAAGCCCGTCATAGACCGCATCATCCGGGTGGACCATGCGGGGGAGTACGGGGCAAACCGCATTTATGCGGGGCAGATGGCCGTCCTGGGTAGATCGAGTGTGGGACCGATTATCCAG CAAATGTGGAATCAAGAAAAAGACCACCTGAAAAAGTTCAATGAACTAATGGTTGCATACAGAGTTCGTCCTACTGTTTTATTGCCTTTTTGGAATGTAGCAGGTTTTGTTTTAG GGGCTGGAAGTGCTTTACTTGGAAAGAAAGGTGCAATGGCTTGCACAGTGGCAGTGGAAGAGAGTATATCGGATCACTACAATAGCCAGATCCGAACTCTTATGGAAGAAGATCCAGAAAAGTACAAAGAACTACTGCAG ataataaaGCAATTTCGAGATGATGAACGGGAGCACCATGACATTGGGCTTGAGCATGATGCAGAAGCA GCACCAGCTTATTCAGTTTTGAAGACAGCTATACAACTTGGATGCAAAGCTGCAATATTTTTATCAGAAAGAATTTAG
- the COQ7 gene encoding 5-demethoxyubiquinone hydroxylase, mitochondrial isoform X2 yields the protein MEVAAAVAPAVRRWLGPCRPLRCGAGLRGRWPLPAGGVSLRLCSTRVSLEGINKPVIDRIIRVDHAGEYGANRIYAGQMAVLGRSSVGPIIQQMWNQEKDHLKKFNELMVAYRVRPTVLLPFWNVAGFVLGAGSALLGKKGAMACTVAVEESISDHYNSQIRTLMEEDPEKYKELLQIQVFEEVLRDLGLRCLSWCMQWSTAYSFVY from the exons ATGGAGGTGGCCGCCGCCGTGGCTCCGGCCGTGCGGCGCTGGCTGGGGCCGTGCCGGCCCCTCCGCTGCGGGGCGG GTCTCCGGGGGAGATGGCCTTTGCCCGCCGGAGGGGTTTCCCTCAGGCTCTGCAGCACGCGGGTGAGTCTGGAGGGCATCAACAAGCCCGTCATAGACCGCATCATCCGGGTGGACCATGCGGGGGAGTACGGGGCAAACCGCATTTATGCGGGGCAGATGGCCGTCCTGGGTAGATCGAGTGTGGGACCGATTATCCAG CAAATGTGGAATCAAGAAAAAGACCACCTGAAAAAGTTCAATGAACTAATGGTTGCATACAGAGTTCGTCCTACTGTTTTATTGCCTTTTTGGAATGTAGCAGGTTTTGTTTTAG GGGCTGGAAGTGCTTTACTTGGAAAGAAAGGTGCAATGGCTTGCACAGTGGCAGTGGAAGAGAGTATATCGGATCACTACAATAGCCAGATCCGAACTCTTATGGAAGAAGATCCAGAAAAGTACAAAGAACTACTGCAG ATTCAGGTCTTTGAGGAGGTTTTGAGAGACCTGGGCCTCAGATGCCTATCCTGGTGCATGCAATGGTCAACAGCATATAGTTTTGTATACTAG